In one Methanobacterium sp. genomic region, the following are encoded:
- a CDS encoding potassium channel-like protein — MNRRLELLLEIIFIIFIFLDGFLLFISIFLPIKPTLFINIVFFDLITSILLLLGYLIKIRGHEKNTYVKQNWNGFISIAPFYFIGIVLLGMNETSIILKILCFIKIFALLFSARQIGRYVDDFVERSRLIYGFAFFVVVLLFCSVAFFMLEKGINPGVNTFEDSFWYIIQTITTVGYGDVVPDTQWGRLIGIIAMISAIGITSLLTAATTSSLMDKLREDREKMAKSSINYFKELENKINDLESNLIKRENIDEIKTDLKNIKAEMNEIKGILTEMNKK; from the coding sequence ATGAATCGTAGATTGGAGTTGCTACTTGAAATAATTTTTATAATATTTATCTTTCTTGATGGTTTTTTACTTTTTATAAGCATTTTTTTACCCATAAAACCAACTTTATTCATAAATATTGTATTTTTTGACCTCATAACTAGCATATTACTCTTATTAGGCTATTTGATAAAAATACGAGGACATGAAAAAAATACTTATGTGAAACAGAATTGGAATGGTTTTATATCCATCGCTCCCTTTTACTTTATTGGAATTGTTCTTTTGGGGATGAATGAAACATCAATAATTCTCAAAATTTTATGTTTTATTAAAATATTTGCATTACTCTTTTCTGCTCGCCAAATAGGTAGGTATGTCGATGATTTCGTTGAAAGAAGTCGTTTGATATATGGTTTTGCATTTTTTGTAGTAGTGCTCTTATTTTGTTCAGTAGCCTTCTTTATGTTGGAAAAAGGTATTAATCCTGGAGTTAACACCTTTGAAGATTCATTTTGGTACATTATTCAGACCATAACCACAGTTGGTTACGGGGATGTTGTGCCAGACACGCAATGGGGGCGTTTAATTGGCATAATCGCCATGATCAGTGCAATAGGCATCACCAGCTTATTAACTGCCGCCACAACTTCCTCTTTAATGGATAAATTACGGGAAGATCGTGAAAAAATGGCTAAATCTAGCATTAATTATTTTAAAGAACTTGAAAATAAAATAAATGATTTAGAATCAAATTTAATCAAAAGAGAAAATATTGATGAAATTAAAACTGATTTAAAAAATATAAAAGCCGAAATGAATGAGATTAAAGGCATTCTAACTGAAATGAATAAAAAATAA